The genomic region GGCCTCGCGCGACTTCTTGTCGACGTGGGGCGAACGCAGAACGCAATACTTGTTCTTCATGGTCGGCAGCGGAATGGGACCCGCAACCTGGGCGCCCGTGCGCTTGGCCGTCTCGACGATCTCTCCAGTGGAGGTGTCAAGCACGCGGTAGTCATACGCCTTCAACCGAATTCTGATTCTCTGTCCAGCCATTGTTCTTCTCTTTTCCGTTACTCAAAGATCGTTTGGAGTAGCTGCCAGCCATGAACTTCTACACGAACCGGCAGCCCTCGTTAGTCTTGA from Granulicella sp. L56 harbors:
- the rpsJ gene encoding 30S ribosomal protein S10; translated protein: MAGQRIRIRLKAYDYRVLDTSTGEIVETAKRTGAQVAGPIPLPTMKNKYCVLRSPHVDKKSREAFEIRTHKRLIDILEPTQQTVDALMKLDLPAGVDVEIKTVQK